The Roseicyclus marinus genome has a segment encoding these proteins:
- a CDS encoding class I SAM-dependent methyltransferase, protein MSRVSEQYEAFPYPERDAAEEAKRLITGSPSHPLEIDHYLFSGARDWSQPLRALVAGGGTGDALIQLAQVLTSAGRPYEITYVDLSTASRRVAEARAAARGLTGITFVTGSLLDAPGMGRFDYIDCCGVLHHLPDPQAGFDALAGALAPGGGIGLMVYAPFGRSGVYPLQEAFGAVLEGSPRDRLRRAKAIFDRIPEGHPFKRNAQLSDHRASEAGFYDLLLHSQDRPFRIGELLSVLDRAGLAMTGTPQAHLYDPVPILGDKGLLAGLDAGQRMDLAEALRGTIRTHVLYAAPRAEAEGRVAQAGPQAVPHLKGVAGPALAQHVMKHGVIPMTHEGEKFEIPVPGMAARALSQIDGRRNLDEIARAIRTDWLAFAPIWAGVSRAMAGHGLLYYSQLLRG, encoded by the coding sequence ATGAGCCGCGTTTCGGAACAATACGAGGCCTTTCCCTATCCTGAACGCGATGCGGCGGAGGAGGCAAAGCGCCTGATCACCGGCTCGCCCAGCCATCCGCTGGAGATCGATCACTACCTGTTTTCCGGCGCGCGGGATTGGTCGCAGCCGTTGCGCGCGCTGGTGGCTGGTGGCGGCACGGGGGATGCGCTGATCCAGCTCGCGCAGGTGCTGACAAGCGCGGGCCGACCCTACGAGATCACCTATGTCGATCTGTCCACCGCATCGCGCAGGGTGGCCGAGGCGCGGGCGGCGGCGCGGGGGCTGACCGGCATCACCTTCGTGACCGGGTCGCTTCTGGATGCGCCGGGGATGGGGCGGTTCGACTATATCGATTGCTGCGGCGTGCTGCATCACCTGCCCGATCCGCAGGCGGGGTTCGACGCGCTGGCAGGCGCGCTGGCACCGGGCGGTGGTATCGGCCTCATGGTCTATGCGCCCTTTGGCCGGTCCGGCGTTTACCCGTTGCAAGAGGCCTTTGGCGCCGTGCTGGAGGGCAGCCCGCGCGACCGGCTGCGCCGCGCCAAGGCGATCTTTGACCGCATCCCCGAAGGGCATCCGTTCAAGCGTAATGCGCAGCTGTCCGATCATCGCGCCAGCGAGGCGGGGTTCTATGACCTGCTTCTGCACAGTCAGGACAGGCCCTTCCGTATCGGGGAATTGCTGTCCGTGCTCGACCGCGCGGGTTTGGCCATGACCGGCACGCCGCAGGCCCATCTCTATGATCCGGTGCCGATCCTCGGGGACAAGGGCCTGCTTGCGGGGCTGGACGCGGGCCAACGCATGGATCTGGCCGAGGCGCTGCGGGGCACGATCCGGACCCATGTGCTCTACGCCGCCCCGCGCGCCGAGGCCGAGGGGCGCGTGGCGCAGGCCGGGCCGCAGGCCGTGCCGCATCTCAAGGGCGTGGCAGGTCCGGCACTTGCCCAGCATGTGATGAAGCACGGGGTGATCCCGATGACGCATGAGGGCGAAAAGTTCGAAATCCCCGTTCCCGGCATGGCGGCGCGGGCCTTGTCGCAGATCGACGGGCGGCGCAATCTGGATGAAATCGCCCGCGCGATCCGCACCGATTGGCTGGCTTTTGCCCCGATCTGGGCAGGCGTGTCCCGCGCGATGGCAGGGCATGGGCTGCTTTACTACTCGCAGCTCCTGCGCGGATAG
- a CDS encoding heme-dependent oxidative N-demethylase family protein, producing the protein MSPMLDGFAAMDPICQTRLPHLPWLDPATARLPGVQPLPPGEGWLMRDEAFGDQMALRDRLVAENRDAVIAALPGSEGAVAALYEAVLAVLADDPGYALGRDICRRPDGVDVALDPSDKLGTLARLVQEDLCLMEPRGGEHVLSAAILCFPASWTLAEKIGRPLTGIHDPVAVYDARMAARVQRLFDAVRVGQPLWRQNALVYAQADLHQPRREAAPRREIRAEGRYLRSEKQCLVRLSSCDAVLFSIHTFVVPLGSLPPGALDHLPHREPVT; encoded by the coding sequence ATGTCCCCGATGCTTGATGGTTTTGCCGCCATGGATCCGATCTGCCAGACCCGCCTGCCGCATCTGCCGTGGCTCGACCCGGCGACCGCGCGCCTGCCGGGTGTGCAACCCTTGCCGCCGGGCGAGGGCTGGCTGATGCGCGACGAGGCTTTTGGCGACCAGATGGCGCTGCGCGACCGGCTGGTGGCAGAAAACCGTGACGCGGTGATCGCGGCCCTGCCGGGGTCGGAGGGGGCGGTTGCCGCACTTTACGAGGCGGTTCTGGCGGTTTTGGCCGATGATCCGGGCTATGCCTTGGGACGCGACATATGCCGCCGCCCGGACGGGGTGGATGTGGCCCTTGACCCGTCAGACAAGCTCGGGACGCTGGCCCGCCTGGTGCAGGAGGATCTGTGCCTGATGGAACCCCGGGGCGGCGAACATGTGCTGAGTGCTGCGATCTTGTGTTTCCCCGCCAGCTGGACGCTCGCCGAAAAGATCGGCCGCCCGTTGACCGGCATCCATGATCCGGTGGCGGTCTATGACGCGCGCATGGCCGCGCGGGTGCAGCGACTGTTCGATGCGGTGCGGGTGGGGCAGCCGCTCTGGCGGCAAAATGCGCTTGTCTATGCCCAAGCCGATCTGCACCAGCCGCGACGCGAGGCGGCCCCCCGCCGGGAAATCCGGGCCGAAGGGCGCTATCTCAGGTCGGAAAAACAATGCCTTGTGCGGCTGTCCTCGTGCGATGCCGTGCTGTTTTCGATCCATACCTTCGTGGTGCCGCTCGGCTCCTTGCCGCCGGGCGCGCTGGACCACCTGCCGCATCGGGAGCCCGTCACATGA
- a CDS encoding Lrp/AsnC family transcriptional regulator: MSDQIDALDRKILAALQEDASRSLDEIARVVGSSKTPVWSRIRKMKEAGIIGQQTVLLDAEKLGFEACFFVLIRTSEHEADWQKKFLAALKARPEVQEAHRLAGEIDYILKVRVPNARAYDAFYQALISEVKIYNVTALLSMEEIKASPLLPLGPAA; encoded by the coding sequence ATGTCTGACCAGATCGATGCGCTCGACCGGAAAATCCTTGCGGCCCTTCAGGAAGACGCCTCGCGCTCGCTCGACGAGATCGCGCGCGTCGTGGGCTCGTCCAAGACGCCGGTCTGGTCCCGGATTCGCAAGATGAAGGAGGCGGGGATCATCGGGCAGCAAACCGTATTGCTCGATGCCGAGAAGCTGGGGTTCGAGGCCTGTTTCTTTGTCCTCATCCGCACCTCCGAGCATGAGGCCGATTGGCAGAAGAAATTCCTCGCCGCGCTCAAGGCCCGCCCCGAGGTGCAGGAGGCGCACAGGCTTGCGGGCGAGATCGATTATATCCTCAAGGTGCGCGTGCCCAATGCGCGGGCCTATGACGCGTTCTACCAGGCGCTGATTTCCGAGGTGAAGATCTACAATGTCACCGCCCTTCTGAGCATGGAGGAGATCAAGGCAAGCCCGCTTCTGCCCCTTGGGCCCGCCGCCTGA
- the cysG gene encoding siroheme synthase CysG, translating to MDHFPIFLAVEGRRIVVSGGGETALAKLRILLKTTARITVLSGAPAPDLVKLADQGKITLIARAFGPGDALCAALVYAANDDAAEDARVARLARADGALVNIVDNLEDSAFITPAIVDRDPVTIAIGTEGAAPVLARAIKADLEERLPVSLGLAARVGKAFRKAAEALPMGRKRRDFWADYYFNAAPKVVETQGAAGLDAALSELLAKHLADAPTEGRVDLVGAGPGDPELLTLKARRLLDRADVVIHDRLVSPGILELARREAILIDAGKEGFGPSMTQAQICALMVDHGKRGAHVVRLKGGDPAIFSRLDEEIEALEAAGIAWSIVPGITAASAAAAGIGQALTKRGRNASLRIVTGHDMKGFAEQDWRGLARPGTVAAIYMGARGARFIQGRLMMHGADPATPVTAVENASRPDMRSIATTLGQLAATLEAEVLTGPVILLYGLCPRTAEAALPLPHPTSLADRKEEFA from the coding sequence ATGGACCATTTCCCGATCTTTCTCGCCGTAGAGGGCCGCCGCATCGTCGTGTCGGGCGGGGGCGAAACGGCGCTGGCGAAACTGCGCATCCTGCTCAAGACCACGGCGCGGATCACCGTCTTGTCGGGGGCCCCCGCGCCCGACTTGGTGAAGCTGGCCGATCAGGGCAAGATCACGCTGATTGCGCGCGCCTTTGGCCCCGGTGACGCGCTTTGCGCGGCGCTGGTCTATGCCGCCAATGACGATGCGGCCGAGGATGCCCGCGTCGCGCGGCTGGCCCGCGCCGATGGCGCGCTGGTCAACATCGTCGACAATCTCGAGGACAGCGCCTTCATCACCCCCGCCATCGTCGACCGTGACCCCGTGACGATCGCCATCGGAACCGAGGGCGCGGCCCCGGTTCTCGCGCGCGCCATCAAGGCCGATCTGGAGGAACGCCTGCCCGTGTCGCTGGGTCTGGCCGCCCGCGTCGGCAAGGCCTTCCGCAAGGCCGCCGAGGCGCTGCCGATGGGCCGCAAACGGCGCGACTTCTGGGCCGATTACTATTTCAACGCCGCCCCGAAAGTGGTCGAGACGCAAGGCGCGGCGGGGCTGGATGCCGCCCTCTCCGAGCTGCTCGCCAAACATCTGGCCGATGCCCCGACCGAGGGACGCGTCGATCTGGTGGGCGCGGGTCCGGGCGATCCCGAGCTTCTGACGCTCAAGGCGCGCCGCCTGCTCGACCGGGCCGATGTGGTGATCCACGACCGGCTGGTATCGCCCGGCATCCTCGAACTGGCGCGGCGCGAGGCGATCCTGATCGATGCCGGCAAGGAAGGCTTCGGTCCCAGCATGACCCAGGCCCAGATCTGCGCCCTGATGGTCGACCATGGCAAGCGCGGCGCGCATGTCGTGCGGCTCAAGGGGGGCGACCCCGCGATCTTCAGCCGTCTCGACGAAGAGATCGAGGCGCTCGAGGCGGCAGGGATAGCCTGGTCCATCGTCCCCGGCATCACGGCGGCCAGTGCCGCCGCCGCCGGGATCGGTCAGGCCCTGACGAAACGCGGCCGCAATGCGTCGCTCCGGATCGTCACCGGCCATGACATGAAAGGTTTTGCCGAACAGGATTGGCGCGGGCTGGCCCGGCCCGGCACGGTGGCGGCCATCTACATGGGCGCGCGCGGTGCCCGCTTCATCCAGGGCCGGCTGATGATGCATGGCGCGGACCCGGCAACACCGGTGACGGCGGTCGAAAATGCCTCCCGCCCGGACATGCGCTCCATCGCCACGACGCTGGGCCAGCTTGCCGCGACGCTGGAGGCCGAGGTGCTGACCGGTCCCGTGATCCTGCTCTACGGGCTCTGTCCCCGGACGGCCGAGGCCGCCCTGCCCCTGCCCCATCCCACCTCCCTTGCCGACCGGAAAGAGGAATTCGCCTGA
- a CDS encoding DUF2849 domain-containing protein → MPPRPYTPKVLTANALLEGDVVWLAADGHWTRRMEDAALIEDEASAELHLLDAHARAHEVVGPYLAEAKRGPKGPEPTHFREAFRTRGPSNYPHGKQEGR, encoded by the coding sequence ATGCCCCCCCGCCCCTACACCCCCAAGGTCTTGACCGCCAATGCGCTTCTGGAGGGCGACGTGGTCTGGCTCGCTGCCGATGGCCACTGGACCCGCCGGATGGAGGACGCCGCGCTGATCGAGGACGAGGCCAGCGCCGAGCTGCACCTGCTCGATGCCCATGCCCGCGCCCACGAGGTCGTGGGCCCCTACCTGGCGGAGGCCAAGCGCGGCCCCAAGGGCCCCGAACCGACCCATTTCCGCGAAGCCTTCCGCACGCGCGGCCCCTCCAACTACCCCCATGGCAAGCAGGAGGGACGGTGA
- a CDS encoding nitrite/sulfite reductase yields MYRYSEFDESFVRSRVAQFRGQVARRIDGSLTEDEFKPLRLMNGLYLQLHAYMLRVAIPYGTLDSAQMRQLAMIADRWDKGYGHFTTRQNIQFNWPKLADVPDMLDALADVGMHAIQTSGNTIRNVTADHFAGAAAGEVADPRPVAELIRQWSTDHPEFQFLPRKFKVAVTGHPDDRAVTAAHDIGLRLVERAGVPGATVLVGGGLGRTPMIGKVLADFVPLADLLPYLEAVVAVYNLLGRRDNKYKARIKITVHETGIEEIRAQVEAEFAARKPLFSGVDQEMLAAITAQFAPPVFEPEAEGDYETWRAADPVFRAFTDTNVTAHRAPGYAILTVSLKAHGATPGDCSSAQMRVLADLAERYAHDELRISHEQNVILPHLPKRHLKAVHDALLAAGLATANVGLVSDIIACPGMDYCALATARSIPVAQGIALRFEELRLEHEIGPLKIKISGCINACGHHHVGHIGILGLDRAGVESYQITLGGDGGPDAVIGERTGPGFAYDQIIPAIERILRAYLALREGRHETFLDAWRRLGMEPFKAALYDKEEARADAA; encoded by the coding sequence ATGTATCGCTATTCCGAATTCGACGAAAGCTTCGTGCGCTCCCGCGTGGCCCAATTCCGCGGACAGGTCGCGCGCCGCATCGACGGCAGCCTGACCGAGGATGAATTCAAGCCGCTGCGCCTCATGAACGGGCTCTATCTGCAGCTGCACGCCTACATGCTGCGTGTCGCCATCCCCTATGGCACGCTCGACAGCGCGCAGATGCGCCAACTGGCGATGATCGCGGACCGTTGGGACAAGGGCTATGGCCATTTCACGACGCGCCAGAACATCCAGTTCAACTGGCCCAAGCTTGCCGATGTGCCCGACATGCTCGATGCGCTGGCCGATGTGGGGATGCATGCGATCCAGACCAGCGGCAACACGATCCGCAACGTGACCGCCGACCATTTCGCGGGCGCTGCCGCAGGCGAGGTGGCAGACCCGAGGCCCGTGGCCGAACTGATCCGGCAATGGTCGACCGATCATCCCGAATTCCAGTTCCTGCCGCGCAAGTTCAAGGTGGCCGTGACCGGCCATCCCGACGACCGCGCGGTGACGGCGGCCCATGACATCGGCCTGCGGCTTGTGGAACGGGCGGGCGTGCCGGGCGCGACGGTTCTTGTCGGCGGCGGCCTTGGGCGGACGCCGATGATCGGCAAGGTCCTGGCCGATTTCGTGCCGCTTGCCGACCTTCTGCCCTATCTGGAGGCGGTCGTGGCCGTCTACAACCTGCTCGGGCGGCGTGACAACAAGTACAAGGCGCGCATCAAGATCACGGTCCACGAAACCGGGATCGAAGAGATCCGCGCCCAGGTCGAGGCCGAATTCGCGGCGCGAAAGCCGCTCTTTTCCGGCGTGGACCAGGAGATGCTCGCCGCCATCACGGCGCAATTCGCCCCCCCCGTCTTCGAGCCGGAGGCCGAGGGCGATTACGAGACATGGCGCGCCGCCGACCCGGTCTTTCGGGCCTTCACCGACACGAATGTCACCGCGCACCGCGCACCGGGCTATGCGATCCTCACCGTCAGCCTCAAGGCGCATGGGGCGACGCCGGGGGATTGCTCCTCCGCGCAGATGCGCGTCCTCGCCGATCTGGCGGAGCGCTATGCACATGACGAATTGCGCATCAGCCACGAACAGAACGTGATCCTGCCCCATCTGCCCAAGCGGCACCTGAAAGCCGTGCATGACGCGCTTTTGGCAGCAGGGCTCGCCACCGCCAATGTGGGCCTCGTCTCGGACATCATCGCCTGTCCCGGCATGGATTACTGCGCGCTTGCGACCGCGCGCTCGATCCCCGTGGCCCAAGGCATCGCGCTGCGCTTCGAGGAGCTGCGGCTGGAGCACGAGATCGGGCCGCTCAAGATCAAGATCTCGGGCTGCATCAATGCCTGCGGCCATCACCATGTCGGCCATATCGGCATCCTGGGATTGGACCGCGCGGGCGTGGAAAGCTACCAGATCACGCTGGGCGGCGATGGTGGCCCGGATGCCGTGATCGGCGAACGCACCGGCCCCGGTTTCGCCTATGACCAGATCATCCCGGCGATCGAACGCATCCTGCGCGCCTATCTCGCCCTGCGCGAGGGGCGGCATGAGACCTTTCTCGACGCCTGGCGCAGGCTGGGGATGGAGCCCTTCAAGGCCGCGCTCTACGACAAAGAAGAGGCGCGGGCCGATGCAGCCTGA
- a CDS encoding phosphoadenylyl-sulfate reductase yields MQPEGELSDRIAGLNLRYRHRSATSVIEHALRDGDTGSVALVSSFGAESVVLLHMVAVVNPATPVLFVDTQMLFPETLAYQREVAERLGLSDLRIIRATPVRLAASDPEGDLHRRDPDACCALRKTEPLERALAPFDAWITGRKRFQSGTRAALAFFEEETGTGRIKINPLAHWAPEDVADYMVNNRLPRHPLVARGYPSIGCAPCTTPVKPGEDPRAGRWRGSDKEECGIHFVDGRMVRGPLKAAS; encoded by the coding sequence ATGCAGCCTGAGGGGGAGCTTTCGGACAGGATCGCGGGGCTGAACCTGCGCTACAGGCATCGTTCGGCCACCTCGGTCATCGAACATGCGCTGCGCGACGGCGATACGGGGTCGGTGGCGCTCGTCTCCTCCTTCGGGGCGGAATCGGTCGTGCTGTTGCACATGGTGGCGGTGGTGAACCCGGCGACCCCTGTCCTTTTCGTCGATACCCAGATGCTGTTTCCCGAAACGCTGGCCTATCAACGCGAGGTGGCCGAGAGGCTGGGCCTTTCCGATCTGCGCATCATCCGCGCAACGCCCGTGCGCCTCGCCGCGAGCGATCCCGAGGGCGATCTGCACCGGCGTGATCCCGACGCCTGCTGCGCCCTGCGCAAGACCGAGCCGCTGGAGCGCGCCCTTGCCCCTTTCGATGCCTGGATCACCGGCCGCAAAAGGTTCCAATCGGGCACCCGCGCAGCGCTTGCCTTTTTCGAGGAGGAGACGGGGACGGGTCGGATCAAGATCAATCCGCTGGCCCATTGGGCGCCAGAGGACGTGGCCGATTACATGGTCAACAACCGCCTGCCGCGCCATCCGCTGGTGGCGCGCGGCTATCCGTCGATCGGCTGCGCCCCCTGCACGACGCCGGTGAAACCCGGCGAAGACCCCCGCGCGGGCCGCTGGCGCGGCAGCGACAAGGAGGAATGCGGCATCCATTTCGTGGACGGGCGCATGGTGCGCGGGCCGCTCAAGGCCGCGTCGTGA
- a CDS encoding DUF934 domain-containing protein has product MTILMRDEGFGADDWTGTVVPLTDADDARVRAIEIAPGEDLGTLTGRLGEIALIRVRFSAFNDGRGFTVARRLRAMGYAGRLRAAGPILADQYAMARRAGFDEVEVDQKIAARQPEAQWLARADWRAGDHQARLRG; this is encoded by the coding sequence ATGACCATCCTGATGCGGGACGAGGGATTTGGCGCGGATGACTGGACCGGCACGGTGGTGCCGCTCACCGACGCGGACGATGCCCGTGTGCGCGCCATCGAGATCGCGCCGGGCGAGGATCTGGGGACGCTCACGGGCCGGTTGGGAGAGATCGCGTTGATCCGCGTGCGGTTTTCGGCCTTCAACGACGGGCGCGGCTTTACCGTGGCGCGACGCCTGCGTGCCATGGGCTATGCCGGACGGCTGCGCGCCGCGGGCCCGATCCTTGCCGATCAATATGCCATGGCGCGGCGTGCGGGATTTGACGAGGTCGAGGTGGACCAAAAGATCGCCGCCCGGCAACCCGAAGCGCAATGGCTTGCCCGCGCCGATTGGCGCGCGGGCGACCATCAGGCGCGGCTCCGGGGATAA
- a CDS encoding ferredoxin--NADP reductase: MKDIDAPQIAKATPTLPDAQVVTEVEHYTDRLFRFRCTRPASLRFRSGEFVMIGLMGDPDPETGKQKPLLRAYSIASPSWDEELEFYSIKVPNGPLTSRLQHVQPGDEIILRPKPVGTLVHDALLPGKRLWFFATGTGIAPFASLLREPQTYADYDEVILTHTCREVGELTYGARLIEAIREDELLAELIGEGFADKLRYYPTTTREESPKMGRITDLMRSGEVFADLGVAPLSPETDRAMVCGNLAFNLEIKEMLEGYGLTEGANSKPAEYVVEKAFLD; the protein is encoded by the coding sequence GTGAAAGACATCGACGCACCCCAGATCGCCAAGGCGACCCCCACCCTGCCCGATGCGCAGGTCGTGACCGAGGTGGAGCATTACACCGACCGGCTGTTCCGCTTCCGCTGCACGCGGCCTGCAAGCCTGCGCTTTCGCTCGGGCGAATTCGTCATGATCGGCCTGATGGGCGATCCCGATCCCGAGACGGGCAAGCAAAAGCCGCTCTTGCGGGCCTATTCCATCGCCTCGCCCTCCTGGGACGAGGAACTGGAATTCTATTCGATCAAGGTTCCGAACGGCCCCCTGACCTCCCGGCTGCAGCATGTCCAGCCGGGTGACGAGATCATCTTGCGGCCCAAGCCCGTGGGCACGCTGGTCCATGATGCGCTCTTGCCGGGCAAAAGGCTGTGGTTCTTTGCCACCGGCACGGGCATCGCGCCCTTTGCCAGCCTTTTGCGCGAGCCGCAGACCTATGCCGATTACGACGAGGTCATCCTGACCCATACCTGCCGGGAGGTGGGCGAGCTGACCTATGGCGCCCGCCTGATCGAGGCGATCCGGGAGGATGAGCTTCTGGCCGAATTGATCGGCGAGGGCTTTGCCGACAAGCTGCGCTACTACCCCACGACCACCCGCGAAGAGAGCCCCAAGATGGGCCGGATCACCGACCTCATGCGCTCGGGCGAGGTCTTCGCGGATCTGGGTGTCGCGCCGCTCTCGCCCGAGACGGATCGCGCGATGGTCTGCGGCAATCTGGCCTTCAACCTCGAGATCAAGGAGATGCTCGAAGGCTATGGCCTGACGGAAGGGGCGAATTCGAAGCCTGCGGAATACGTGGTGGAAAAGGCGTTTCTCGACTGA
- the infC gene encoding translation initiation factor IF-3 translates to MGADGENVGVVTPARALAMAEEAGLDLVEISPNAEPPVCKIMDFGKYKYETQKREAEARKKQKIIEVKEVKFRPNTDTHDYEVKMRSVTKFLQGGDKVKVTLRFRGREMAHQNLGRELLERVAADVEGIGKVESMPKLEGRQMVMMIGPSK, encoded by the coding sequence ATCGGCGCCGATGGCGAAAACGTCGGCGTGGTGACGCCTGCGCGCGCCCTCGCCATGGCCGAAGAAGCCGGGCTTGACCTGGTCGAGATCTCGCCCAATGCCGAACCGCCCGTGTGCAAGATCATGGATTTCGGCAAGTACAAGTACGAGACCCAGAAACGCGAGGCCGAGGCGCGCAAGAAGCAGAAGATCATCGAGGTCAAGGAGGTCAAGTTCCGTCCGAACACCGACACCCATGACTACGAGGTCAAGATGCGCTCGGTGACCAAGTTCCTGCAGGGCGGCGACAAGGTGAAGGTCACCTTGCGGTTCCGCGGTCGCGAAATGGCGCACCAGAACCTCGGGCGCGAGCTCCTGGAACGGGTTGCCGCCGATGTCGAAGGGATCGGCAAGGTGGAAAGCATGCCCAAGCTCGAAGGGCGCCAGATGGTGATGATGATCGGCCCCTCCAAGTAG